Proteins found in one Paucidesulfovibrio longus DSM 6739 genomic segment:
- a CDS encoding DsrE family protein yields the protein MEKIALFAFNGEMTCFVHVLLNALDLHQKGHEALIVFEGASVKLAPELNRESNPFHALYARALQAGIVAGVCRACSAKLGVLAEVESTGLPLLDDMQGHPSMSRYIEEGFRIITF from the coding sequence GTGGAAAAAATTGCGCTTTTCGCCTTCAACGGCGAGATGACCTGTTTCGTGCACGTGCTGCTCAATGCCCTGGATCTGCATCAGAAGGGGCATGAAGCGCTGATCGTGTTCGAGGGGGCGTCCGTGAAGCTGGCGCCCGAATTGAACAGGGAATCCAATCCGTTTCATGCGCTCTACGCCAGGGCCTTGCAGGCCGGGATCGTCGCGGGAGTCTGCCGCGCCTGTTCCGCCAAGCTGGGCGTGCTTGCCGAGGTGGAATCGACGGGCCTGCCCCTCTTGGACGACATGCAGGGCCATCCCTCCATGAGCCGCTACATCGAAGAAGGATTTCGGATCATCACCTTCTAG
- a CDS encoding ferritin family protein produces MSGKSHEYLCKALELAEEAGTFFEKTLQVCEDGLGKEVFGMLADQGARQKELIDEVYSSLERGEDWAGACSLDESDKNDVRGVFQSLAEKHVPQGACATEVTAARAAMDMQAAAVDFYDSWLSDAGDPVEKKFVEHMLGELRMQRVLLADLVEYYDDPEGWAMAQDHAGLDGA; encoded by the coding sequence ATGTCCGGCAAGTCGCACGAATATCTCTGCAAGGCCCTGGAACTCGCCGAGGAGGCGGGAACCTTCTTCGAGAAAACGCTTCAGGTCTGCGAGGACGGACTCGGAAAGGAGGTCTTCGGCATGCTCGCCGACCAGGGAGCACGCCAGAAGGAACTCATCGACGAAGTCTATTCCTCCTTGGAGCGCGGAGAGGACTGGGCGGGAGCGTGCAGCCTGGACGAGTCCGACAAGAACGACGTCCGCGGGGTGTTTCAGAGCCTTGCGGAAAAACATGTTCCCCAGGGCGCCTGCGCCACCGAAGTGACGGCGGCGCGGGCGGCCATGGACATGCAGGCGGCCGCAGTGGACTTCTACGACAGCTGGCTCAGCGACGCCGGTGATCCGGTTGAGAAGAAATTTGTCGAGCACATGCTCGGCGAACTGCGCATGCAGCGAGTCCTGTTGGCGGATCTGGTGGAATATTATGATGATCCCGAAGGCTGGGCAATGGCCCAGGACCATGCGGGACTCGACGGCGCATAA
- a CDS encoding ferritin: MLTKKMEEAINEQIKWEFYSSYLYLSMSAYFQGLGLPGFATWMEAQYQEEVFHAMKMFKYVNDQGGRVKLQAIDQPEQEWKSPLDCMEFSLNHERLVTKRINDLASLAQEEKDHATFIFLQWFISEQVEEEDTFGDVVSKLKLVGDGGGLFMLDRDLGTRVFTPPTKA, from the coding sequence ATGCTGACGAAGAAAATGGAAGAAGCCATCAACGAACAGATCAAATGGGAATTCTACTCTTCCTATCTCTACCTTTCCATGTCTGCCTATTTCCAGGGCCTGGGGCTGCCCGGCTTTGCGACATGGATGGAGGCCCAGTACCAGGAGGAGGTCTTCCATGCCATGAAGATGTTCAAATACGTCAACGACCAGGGCGGCCGCGTCAAGCTCCAGGCCATCGACCAGCCGGAACAGGAATGGAAATCCCCGCTGGATTGCATGGAATTCTCCCTCAACCATGAGCGGCTGGTGACCAAGCGCATCAACGATCTGGCCTCCCTGGCCCAGGAGGAGAAGGACCACGCCACCTTCATCTTCCTGCAATGGTTCATTTCCGAGCAGGTCGAGGAGGAGGACACCTTCGGCGACGTGGTCAGCAAGCTCAAGCTCGTGGGCGACGGCGGCGGGCTGTTCATGCTCGACCGCGACCTGGGCACCCGCGTTTTCACCCCGCCGACCAAGGCGTAG
- a CDS encoding 2-oxoacid:acceptor oxidoreductase subunit alpha, translating into MSETAINILVGGEAGQGLATIGQLMTKALVRAGYEVSVTQDYQSRIRGGHNTFAIRTGPDPIHGPETGVDILVALNQETVDLHRDALKEGGVVVAGEGIEADDCQCLRVPFKKLAPKAIYQNVAALGVLGSTLCGEFGILEKLVSQTFAKKGEEVVKANLAVLRDAYDWVKEQDYSFACMPPAPQGNEGRLMLHGNEALALGALAAGCNFLSFYPMTPSTSIALTLIGKGGELGLVSEQAEDEISAINMALGASYAGARSCVTTSGGGFALMIEGVSLAGITETPIVIFLVQRPGPATGLPTRTEQGDLNLALYAGHGEFPRALLTPGTVEECFHLAHLAFDLTERWQTPVFVLSDQYLADNYRSVEPFDLDALPETSSPLLSVDDPAGYRRYALSEDGVSPRLIPGYTKALVKVDSDEHDEFGHIEEGPENRIAQNEKRLAKASGLRGEVIPPELFGEENPDLLLVCWGSGLGACLEVSEILTDQGKKVATLHFKQVWPLREDQFMPFLEGAKTVVGVEGNATGQFARLLRQETGFVMDGMVLRSDGYPLNAEYVLKALESLV; encoded by the coding sequence ATGTCCGAAACGGCAATCAACATTCTGGTCGGCGGCGAAGCCGGTCAGGGACTGGCGACCATAGGCCAGCTCATGACCAAGGCCCTGGTCCGGGCAGGATACGAAGTGTCCGTGACCCAGGACTATCAGTCGCGGATTCGCGGCGGGCACAATACGTTCGCAATCCGCACCGGGCCGGACCCGATCCACGGCCCGGAGACAGGCGTGGATATCCTGGTGGCCCTTAATCAGGAAACCGTGGACCTGCATCGCGACGCGCTCAAGGAAGGCGGCGTGGTGGTGGCCGGGGAAGGCATCGAGGCGGACGACTGCCAATGCCTGCGGGTTCCCTTCAAGAAGCTCGCTCCCAAGGCCATCTACCAGAACGTGGCCGCCCTGGGCGTGCTCGGCTCCACGCTCTGCGGCGAATTCGGCATTCTGGAAAAACTGGTCTCGCAAACCTTCGCCAAGAAGGGCGAGGAAGTGGTCAAGGCCAACCTGGCCGTGCTGCGGGACGCCTATGATTGGGTCAAGGAGCAGGACTATTCCTTCGCCTGCATGCCCCCCGCGCCCCAGGGCAACGAGGGGCGGCTGATGCTGCACGGCAACGAGGCCCTGGCTCTGGGCGCGCTGGCCGCGGGATGCAATTTCCTGTCGTTCTATCCCATGACTCCGTCCACATCCATCGCCTTGACCTTGATCGGCAAGGGCGGCGAGCTGGGGCTGGTTTCCGAGCAGGCCGAGGACGAAATTTCCGCCATCAACATGGCCCTGGGCGCTTCCTACGCCGGGGCGCGTTCCTGCGTGACCACCTCCGGCGGCGGATTCGCCCTGATGATCGAGGGGGTCAGCCTCGCGGGCATCACGGAAACGCCCATAGTGATCTTTCTCGTGCAGAGGCCCGGCCCGGCAACCGGACTGCCCACGCGCACGGAGCAGGGCGACCTGAACCTCGCGCTCTACGCCGGGCATGGAGAGTTTCCCCGAGCCTTGCTCACCCCGGGCACCGTGGAGGAATGCTTCCATCTCGCACACCTTGCGTTCGACCTGACGGAACGCTGGCAGACTCCGGTTTTCGTGCTTTCCGATCAATACCTGGCCGACAATTACCGGTCCGTGGAGCCGTTCGACCTGGACGCTCTGCCCGAAACAAGCTCGCCGCTCCTCTCGGTGGATGATCCCGCCGGGTACCGCCGCTATGCGCTTTCGGAAGACGGCGTCAGCCCGCGCCTGATTCCGGGCTACACCAAAGCCCTGGTCAAGGTGGACAGCGACGAGCACGACGAATTCGGCCACATTGAGGAAGGACCGGAAAACCGCATCGCCCAGAACGAAAAGCGGCTGGCCAAGGCCAGCGGCCTGCGGGGCGAGGTGATTCCTCCGGAGCTTTTCGGCGAGGAGAATCCCGACCTGCTTCTCGTCTGTTGGGGCTCCGGCCTGGGAGCCTGCCTGGAAGTGTCCGAAATTCTCACGGACCAGGGGAAAAAGGTCGCCACCCTGCATTTCAAGCAGGTCTGGCCGCTGCGGGAGGACCAGTTCATGCCGTTCCTCGAAGGAGCGAAAACGGTCGTGGGCGTGGAAGGCAACGCCACGGGACAATTCGCGCGGCTGCTGCGGCAGGAAACGGGATTCGTCATGGACGGCATGGTCTTGCGTTCCGACGGGTATCCCTTGAACGCGGAATACGTGCTCAAGGCTCTTGAAAGCCTGGTTTAG
- a CDS encoding 2-oxoacid:ferredoxin oxidoreductase subunit beta, whose product MATVEDYGQFETAWCPGCGNHSILKALKTALAELDLEPHQTLLVSGIGQAAKMPQYLNCNMFNGLHGRSLPPATGARLANPKVKVIAVSGDGCNYGEGGNHFLAALRRNPDITLLAHDNQIYGLTKGQASPTTAQGQKTKAQPGGQPSVPFNPIAVAVAMRVSFVARAFSGDEEHLADLIVQAARTPGFALVDILQPCVSFNKVNTFGWYKQRCYKLGEEYDPTDWGAAVVKASEFGEKIPVGVIWRGDRAPFEDFAPGGGKRALAEHRVDKAALADVMQSFA is encoded by the coding sequence ATGGCTACTGTGGAAGATTACGGACAATTCGAAACGGCCTGGTGTCCCGGTTGCGGGAACCATTCCATTCTCAAGGCGCTGAAGACGGCCCTGGCCGAACTGGATCTGGAACCGCATCAGACCCTGTTGGTTTCGGGCATCGGACAGGCGGCCAAGATGCCGCAATATTTGAACTGCAACATGTTCAACGGGCTGCACGGCCGTTCCCTGCCGCCTGCCACCGGGGCGCGCCTGGCGAATCCCAAGGTCAAGGTGATCGCGGTCAGCGGCGACGGCTGCAACTACGGCGAAGGCGGGAACCATTTCCTGGCCGCGCTTCGCCGCAATCCGGACATCACCCTGCTGGCCCACGACAACCAGATTTACGGATTGACCAAGGGACAGGCCAGCCCGACCACGGCCCAGGGACAGAAGACCAAGGCCCAGCCCGGCGGCCAGCCTTCCGTGCCCTTCAATCCCATCGCCGTGGCCGTGGCCATGCGCGTGAGCTTTGTGGCGCGTGCCTTTTCCGGCGACGAGGAACACCTCGCGGACCTGATCGTCCAGGCTGCCCGGACGCCCGGCTTTGCCCTGGTGGACATCCTTCAGCCCTGCGTTTCCTTCAACAAGGTCAACACCTTCGGATGGTACAAGCAGCGCTGCTACAAGCTCGGCGAAGAGTACGACCCCACGGATTGGGGCGCTGCGGTGGTCAAGGCTTCGGAATTCGGAGAAAAGATTCCCGTGGGCGTGATCTGGCGGGGCGACAGGGCTCCCTTTGAGGATTTCGCTCCCGGCGGGGGCAAGCGTGCCCTGGCGGAGCACCGCGTGGACAAGGCCGCCTTGGCCGACGTGATGCAAAGCTTTGCCTAG